One segment of Paenibacillus sp. FSL R7-0337 DNA contains the following:
- a CDS encoding M23 family metallopeptidase: MKSQPSQKKITLLVMREAGRPVKQLQMSKPFALALPAAAALSLSSLVTSMHIHASRSIAELEAEAAALSLTNIRMELKVADKEQALQQLRGQVSELSEEAESIKDKLKSVTELEEQLQSLINKETTSSAAGSGSSEAIRTENAGAKTYNADTSTSAASFKGSQPVVANLPDTGAGAAAAGSYGKISRLSAGPFIQEQPEALSAAVSPAVNFRIRAAATALSLPANPQVGGEYVAVYENDPQRLVEETKDDFEEIHTIMDEMIGSISSTITQAEKAHKTRAEFQAKQAQEKQARLARAVMWPTGSKVITSSFGYRSDPFKGVSAYHSGIDIAGNIGDAVYAALGGVVTSAEQMGARGKYIIIKHDNGLETWYMHLNQMTVTPGERVGKGEQIGMLGSTGRSTGPHLHFQVVKQNKPVNPLNYVKPL; the protein is encoded by the coding sequence ATGAAGAGTCAGCCCAGTCAGAAAAAGATTACGCTGCTCGTTATGCGTGAGGCCGGACGGCCTGTGAAGCAGCTGCAAATGTCGAAGCCCTTCGCTCTGGCGCTGCCTGCTGCAGCCGCTCTGTCCCTCTCCAGTCTGGTCACCTCCATGCATATCCATGCTTCCCGGTCGATCGCCGAGCTGGAGGCCGAAGCGGCCGCCTTATCACTGACCAATATCCGCATGGAGCTGAAGGTTGCAGATAAGGAACAAGCGCTACAGCAGCTGCGCGGCCAGGTAAGCGAGCTCTCGGAGGAAGCGGAGAGCATTAAAGACAAGCTGAAGAGTGTGACTGAGCTGGAAGAGCAGCTGCAATCACTGATCAACAAGGAGACCACCTCTTCTGCTGCCGGTAGCGGTTCTAGTGAGGCTATCCGCACTGAAAATGCTGGCGCCAAGACCTACAACGCGGATACGTCAACCTCAGCAGCTTCCTTCAAAGGCAGCCAGCCGGTAGTGGCGAACTTGCCTGATACCGGAGCCGGGGCTGCTGCTGCCGGAAGCTATGGCAAGATCAGCCGCTTAAGCGCCGGCCCGTTCATCCAGGAACAGCCGGAAGCTCTCTCTGCCGCCGTATCGCCTGCCGTCAACTTCCGGATCAGGGCTGCTGCTACAGCACTAAGCCTGCCTGCGAATCCGCAGGTCGGCGGTGAATATGTCGCCGTCTACGAGAATGATCCGCAGCGGCTGGTTGAGGAGACAAAGGACGACTTCGAGGAGATCCACACCATCATGGATGAGATGATTGGCAGTATCTCAAGCACGATTACACAGGCCGAGAAGGCACACAAAACAAGAGCGGAGTTTCAGGCAAAACAAGCCCAGGAGAAGCAAGCCCGGCTGGCGCGGGCCGTGATGTGGCCTACCGGCTCGAAGGTCATCACCTCCAGCTTCGGTTACCGCTCCGATCCTTTCAAGGGTGTCTCTGCTTATCATTCCGGGATTGATATTGCGGGAAATATCGGAGATGCAGTATACGCGGCACTGGGCGGCGTGGTTACCTCTGCAGAACAAATGGGAGCCCGGGGCAAATACATCATAATCAAGCATGACAATGGACTGGAGACCTGGTACATGCATTTGAACCAGATGACGGTCACCCCCGGTGAGCGGGTCGGCAAAGGGGAGCAGATCGGCATGCTGGGCAGCACCGGGCGCAGCACGGGCCCCCATCTGCATTTTCAGGTCGTGAAGCAGAACAAGCCGGTGAATCCGCTCAATTATGTTAAGCCTTTATAA
- a CDS encoding polymer-forming cytoskeletal protein has translation MWNRRKQGASLRSTDSLIGHGGTLEGKVHCDTNLRIEGNFSGEILCEGTVTVGEQGTVHSSIEAQEIIIAGKVYGDVTAQRKLILTGTGQLHGNIAAGSLSISEGSLLNGAVAMTEQPAPETAGGLHTVTAKKTAAKRRDGKQSKLEGA, from the coding sequence ATGTGGAACAGACGTAAGCAGGGTGCTTCGCTGAGGTCAACCGACTCGCTGATCGGACATGGCGGCACGCTTGAAGGGAAAGTGCATTGCGATACGAACCTGCGGATTGAAGGGAACTTCAGCGGGGAGATTCTATGTGAGGGTACTGTGACGGTTGGTGAGCAAGGCACCGTCCACTCCAGCATTGAAGCGCAGGAGATTATTATCGCCGGCAAGGTTTATGGAGACGTAACCGCCCAGCGGAAGCTTATTCTCACCGGAACGGGACAGCTGCACGGCAATATTGCCGCCGGTTCCCTGAGCATTTCGGAAGGCAGCCTGCTGAACGGGGCTGTGGCTATGACCGAACAGCCCGCCCCTGAGACAGCGGGCGGGCTGCATACGGTCACTGCCAAGAAGACTGCAGCCAAGCGCAGAGACGGCAAGCAGAGTAAGCTGGAGGGCGCATGA
- a CDS encoding DUF2705 family protein — MGEFASLIHNENIKIFRRLRTWIMLILLALMSALFPALVHFTTNGSDVVGLWDSFRTTVAIAFFLNTIFTALVAADSVAGEFTWGTIKLLLIRPWSRSKILLSKYISLVIFSLVSTGVLILFGYGSAFIFSSSTAGNAGDMVMGWGPGEYVFMLILCSYIELFLTAAIAFMISSVFRSSGLAIVLSLSIMFTKDIFIAIFNPDRYEWANYLIFAHMNLSNYVVSDTGPGGATLWFAIAVLAVYYVVFMAVSWIVFRKRDVAA; from the coding sequence TTGGGTGAGTTCGCTTCTCTCATACATAATGAGAATATCAAAATATTCAGACGTCTGCGGACATGGATTATGCTGATTCTTCTGGCGCTGATGAGTGCGCTGTTTCCGGCGCTGGTTCACTTCACCACGAATGGCAGCGATGTAGTCGGGTTATGGGACAGCTTTCGGACCACCGTAGCCATCGCTTTTTTCCTAAATACCATCTTCACAGCCTTAGTGGCTGCCGACTCCGTAGCGGGCGAATTCACCTGGGGAACGATTAAGCTGCTGCTGATCCGCCCTTGGAGCCGCTCCAAGATTCTGCTCTCGAAATATATCTCGCTGGTTATCTTCAGCCTTGTCAGCACGGGCGTGCTGATCCTATTCGGCTATGGCTCTGCCTTCATTTTCTCTTCATCAACTGCAGGAAATGCAGGGGACATGGTGATGGGCTGGGGGCCAGGGGAATATGTCTTCATGCTGATTCTGTGCAGCTACATTGAGCTGTTCCTGACAGCAGCCATTGCCTTCATGATCTCCAGCGTGTTCCGTTCCAGTGGCCTTGCGATTGTACTGTCGCTGTCGATCATGTTCACCAAGGATATCTTTATCGCCATCTTCAACCCTGACCGGTATGAGTGGGCGAACTATCTGATTTTTGCCCATATGAATCTTAGCAATTATGTGGTGTCGGATACCGGTCCCGGAGGAGCGACGCTGTGGTTCGCGATTGCCGTCCTGGCTGTGTATTATGTTGTATTCATGGCGGTATCATGGATTGTGTTCCGTAAAAGGGATGTAGCAGCGTAA
- the cls gene encoding cardiolipin synthase, giving the protein MRIFAVILCLFIVQLAIITASEFRRPQRALAWICITFCCPPLGLLFYYFLGRDYWQSRKLGNRCVSLLREIRIHVTGKIHKVKQVEDTGNPGFEHRPELLHLFSGLADSPVTSHNRCEVLSSAQAAYKSMLEVMEGAQEHIHMEFYIFREDEIGRQFQELMIRKVRQGVRVRLLCDGLGSHKLSRGFVNTLKNAGVQVYFFLPLLTALPDRRFNYRNHRKILVVDGLIGFTGGMNIGDDYLGKNPEMGYWRDTHLRLEGDAVYQLQYVFLKDWRLAAGDIISHPRFFPDHNCSGREAVQIVASGPDAAIDATQEMYFASICAARQRIWMTSPYFIPDPAISRALKNAVLSGVDVRIIIPAKPDNKLVYYATLSYLENLQDAGVKFYRYTRGFMHAKVMIIDSLLATVGSANLDMRSFYSNFELTAVLLRPEMISELAEDFSRDQEQSEFIDPKKFRERSRNVKRIESLCQLLSPLL; this is encoded by the coding sequence ATGAGAATATTTGCCGTTATCTTGTGTCTTTTTATTGTGCAGCTTGCCATTATTACCGCTTCCGAATTCCGCCGTCCGCAGCGGGCACTTGCCTGGATATGTATTACCTTCTGCTGCCCGCCGCTGGGCCTGCTGTTCTACTATTTCCTGGGCCGTGATTACTGGCAGAGCCGCAAGCTTGGCAACCGGTGCGTCTCTCTGCTGCGGGAAATCCGCATTCATGTTACCGGCAAGATTCATAAGGTCAAGCAGGTGGAGGATACCGGCAACCCCGGATTTGAACACCGCCCTGAGCTGCTGCACCTGTTCTCGGGACTGGCGGACAGTCCGGTTACAAGCCATAACCGGTGTGAAGTGTTGTCCAGCGCGCAGGCAGCGTATAAGTCCATGCTGGAGGTGATGGAGGGTGCGCAGGAGCATATCCACATGGAATTTTATATTTTCCGGGAGGACGAGATCGGCCGGCAGTTCCAGGAGCTGATGATCCGCAAGGTACGCCAGGGGGTGAGGGTGCGCCTGCTGTGCGATGGACTGGGAAGCCACAAACTAAGCCGGGGTTTTGTGAATACACTGAAGAACGCGGGAGTGCAGGTCTATTTTTTTCTGCCTCTGCTAACTGCACTGCCGGACCGCCGCTTCAACTACCGCAATCACCGGAAGATTCTGGTGGTGGACGGATTGATCGGATTCACCGGAGGAATGAACATAGGCGATGATTACCTGGGCAAAAATCCGGAAATGGGCTACTGGCGGGATACGCATCTACGACTTGAAGGGGATGCCGTTTATCAGCTGCAATATGTGTTTCTCAAGGACTGGCGGCTGGCAGCCGGGGATATTATCAGCCATCCGCGCTTCTTCCCGGATCATAACTGTAGCGGTAGGGAGGCTGTACAGATTGTCGCGAGCGGGCCGGATGCGGCCATAGATGCTACCCAGGAGATGTATTTCGCTTCTATTTGCGCTGCAAGGCAGCGGATCTGGATGACCTCACCGTATTTCATCCCCGATCCTGCGATAAGCAGGGCGCTGAAGAATGCGGTTCTTAGCGGAGTGGATGTGAGGATCATTATCCCGGCGAAGCCGGATAACAAGCTGGTCTATTATGCCACGCTGTCGTATCTGGAGAATCTGCAGGACGCAGGCGTGAAATTTTACCGATATACCAGAGGGTTCATGCATGCCAAGGTAATGATTATCGACAGCCTGCTGGCCACCGTCGGCAGTGCCAATCTGGACATGCGCAGCTTCTATTCCAACTTTGAGCTGACGGCGGTGCTGCTCCGTCCGGAGATGATTTCAGAGCTGGCTGAGGATTTCAGCAGAGACCAGGAGCAGAGTGAATTCATCGATCCGAAAAAGTTCCGGGAGCGCAGTCGTAATGTCAAACGCATAGAAAGTCTGTGTCAGCTCTTATCGCCGCTATTATGA